A part of Dethiosulfovibrio faecalis genomic DNA contains:
- a CDS encoding LptA/OstA family protein: protein MRLFKTALAVLLLSLFSIFSSPFICCAKVKLTADNMTFDTATGLLVGLGNVTLIREDLKVVSDRCEGSYRENTARMWQNVRAEGTWSGENLSFQCQELNASFSKPERISMVGSVEGRFGSRSLRCYDVEMIGDRFIATKVSRFQDDDEGISLSCDRVKGAIGDGMLREFEANGSVKMEIKHLKDGTLTKISGGKALYSKDRGSIVMSGGAVAVQRGRKITAKNVVFYPATSKIEAKGSPKITFDVE, encoded by the coding sequence ATGAGGCTATTTAAAACGGCCCTGGCGGTGCTGTTGCTTTCTCTCTTTTCGATATTTTCATCTCCTTTTATCTGTTGCGCCAAGGTGAAGCTTACCGCCGACAACATGACTTTCGATACGGCTACGGGGCTTTTGGTCGGATTGGGAAACGTGACGTTGATAAGGGAGGATCTCAAGGTAGTCTCCGATCGTTGCGAGGGTAGCTATAGGGAAAATACCGCCAGAATGTGGCAGAACGTCAGAGCCGAGGGGACCTGGAGCGGAGAGAACCTTTCGTTTCAGTGCCAGGAGCTGAATGCCTCCTTCTCCAAGCCGGAGAGGATCTCCATGGTCGGCTCCGTCGAAGGTCGTTTCGGAAGCCGCTCTTTGAGGTGTTATGACGTGGAGATGATCGGAGATCGCTTCATAGCGACTAAGGTCTCTCGTTTCCAGGACGACGACGAGGGGATCTCCCTGTCCTGCGATAGGGTAAAAGGAGCGATCGGCGACGGTATGCTTCGAGAGTTCGAGGCCAACGGATCCGTCAAGATGGAGATAAAACACCTGAAAGACGGAACCTTGACGAAAATCTCCGGTGGCAAGGCGCTATATTCGAAAGACAGGGGTTCCATAGTTATGAGCGGAGGTGCGGTGGCGGTGCAGAGAGGTAGAAAGATAACCGCCAAAAACGTGGTCTTTTATCCGGCTACAAGCAAGATAGAGGCGAAGGGGAGCCCCAAGATAACCTTCGACGTGGAATGA
- a CDS encoding class II fructose-bisphosphate aldolase, with protein MASKECSFLSRRPLNVRARWDSEDVALVSGRDVFGAMKHKGAIALAANARHPLTVKGILKAAKKLDAAVIIEIAKSETNYCGSNFDTLPEAAVRYSSEIGHGAVFALHVDHYGIKGYDDVIKAVSDLGRIVRNGWTSVAIDASHLPDWENLCATRDVAMHVPPYFGLEVEVGEIKGAGELSTVEEALYFVGGLNSWSIFPDLLAISNGSLHGTYDASKGQAEGIDLERTKEIAEAIAPYGVSIAQHGISGTAIDKCAEFSKYGINKGNVATLFQNVLFGIKMDQETGNAVIEGDSYIKEQDRGIPMDLWNDLVSWCDGQGYSRKDGNYKKANLPFWERIASLPSDRLDMIVEETQWWAERFIKAFNAEGTAEIVKERMSSRENWNPFPDMKVQASRGDFGSDKAPNAAKKDGEDYSD; from the coding sequence ATGGCATCCAAAGAGTGTTCGTTTCTCTCCAGACGTCCTCTAAATGTTCGAGCTAGATGGGACTCCGAGGACGTTGCATTGGTCAGCGGACGGGACGTCTTCGGCGCAATGAAACATAAAGGCGCAATAGCTTTGGCCGCGAACGCCAGGCATCCCCTTACGGTGAAAGGGATTCTAAAAGCTGCGAAAAAACTTGATGCCGCGGTCATTATAGAAATAGCGAAATCGGAGACCAACTATTGTGGAAGTAACTTCGATACTCTGCCTGAGGCTGCTGTTCGATATTCGTCCGAGATCGGTCACGGAGCTGTCTTTGCCCTCCATGTGGACCACTACGGCATAAAGGGTTATGACGATGTGATCAAGGCGGTCTCCGATCTAGGTAGGATAGTCAGAAATGGTTGGACCTCCGTCGCCATAGACGCCTCCCATCTTCCTGATTGGGAGAATCTTTGTGCTACCAGAGATGTCGCTATGCATGTGCCACCTTATTTCGGTTTGGAGGTAGAGGTGGGCGAGATAAAAGGAGCAGGGGAACTTTCAACGGTCGAGGAGGCTCTGTACTTCGTAGGCGGATTGAATTCCTGGAGCATCTTTCCCGATCTTTTGGCCATCTCGAACGGGAGTTTGCACGGTACCTACGATGCCTCGAAGGGACAGGCGGAGGGGATCGATCTCGAGAGGACGAAGGAAATCGCCGAAGCCATAGCTCCCTACGGTGTATCCATCGCTCAACACGGTATATCCGGTACCGCTATAGACAAATGCGCTGAATTCTCAAAATACGGCATAAACAAGGGCAACGTGGCGACCTTGTTCCAGAACGTGTTGTTCGGTATCAAGATGGATCAGGAAACCGGTAACGCCGTGATAGAAGGGGATAGCTACATAAAAGAACAGGACCGTGGAATACCGATGGATCTCTGGAACGACCTGGTCTCTTGGTGTGACGGTCAGGGTTACAGCCGTAAGGACGGGAACTATAAAAAAGCCAATCTTCCTTTCTGGGAGCGGATAGCGTCTCTTCCGTCGGATCGTCTCGATATGATAGTAGAGGAAACTCAGTGGTGGGCCGAGAGGTTCATAAAGGCCTTTAACGCGGAGGGAACCGCCGAGATAGTCAAGGAGAGAATGTCGTCCAGGGAAAACTGGAATCCGTTTCCCGACATGAAAGTTCAGGCTTCCAGAGGGGATTTCGGTTCGGATAAGGCTCCCAATGCCGCGAAGAAAGACGGGGAGGATTACTCCGACTAG
- the lptB gene encoding LPS export ABC transporter ATP-binding protein, with protein MTSRNGVTLSAEGLTKSYRKRTVVSGVDLKIPMGKITGLLGPNGAGKTTSFYMIVGLIRPDRGRVLLGDREITDLPVYKRARIGIGYLPQESSVFRSLTVRENLDLVLEERHVAKAERREIADRLVEDLGLQRLVDVSGYALSGGERRRLEIARCLAIMPDFIFLDEPFSGIDPIAVYDIQQIILGLREKGYGIMITDHNVRDTLAITDKTYLIHRGEIVIEGNPDEVARSEVARKFYLGERFTW; from the coding sequence ATGACATCACGAAACGGAGTTACCCTTTCAGCGGAAGGGTTGACGAAGAGCTACAGAAAGCGGACCGTTGTTTCAGGGGTCGACCTGAAGATTCCTATGGGAAAGATCACCGGACTCCTGGGGCCTAACGGAGCTGGAAAAACCACCAGTTTTTACATGATAGTGGGGTTGATAAGACCCGACAGAGGTCGCGTTCTACTGGGAGACAGGGAGATAACCGACCTCCCTGTCTATAAGAGGGCTCGTATAGGAATAGGCTATCTGCCTCAAGAAAGTTCTGTGTTTCGAAGTCTAACGGTTAGAGAAAATCTGGATCTCGTGTTAGAGGAAAGACACGTCGCTAAGGCGGAGAGACGGGAGATTGCTGATCGTCTGGTGGAGGATCTGGGACTTCAGAGACTGGTGGACGTATCGGGATACGCTTTGAGTGGAGGAGAGCGACGGCGGCTTGAGATAGCTAGGTGCTTAGCTATAATGCCGGACTTTATCTTTTTGGACGAACCATTCAGCGGGATAGATCCGATAGCGGTCTACGATATACAACAGATAATTTTGGGACTCAGGGAAAAAGGTTACGGAATAATGATAACCGATCATAACGTCAGGGATACCCTGGCCATAACCGATAAAACCTATCTGATCCACAGAGGAGAAATAGTCATAGAGGGTAATCCCGATGAGGTAGCCAGGAGCGAGGTAGCCAGGAAATTCTATCTCGGAGAGAGGTTTACCTGGTGA
- a CDS encoding hydrogenase 3 maturation endopeptidase HyCI produces the protein MSKTMIWGLGNELYGDDAVGVIISDRLKRTPPADTVVYTCYTVPGNYVYAIKRERPERLILVDASDMGLIPGDFRRFSIERISDVSFTNHDMPLNLMLNQLDLETFVIGIQPERVMLGAPLSAKVASAAERVESILRSGDIDKIAPL, from the coding sequence ATGAGCAAGACGATGATATGGGGTCTGGGAAACGAGCTCTACGGGGACGACGCGGTAGGGGTGATAATATCCGACAGATTAAAGAGAACCCCTCCTGCCGACACGGTGGTATACACATGTTATACCGTACCCGGAAATTACGTATACGCCATAAAGAGGGAGAGACCAGAAAGGCTGATCCTGGTAGACGCCTCCGACATGGGACTCATCCCCGGGGATTTCAGGCGTTTTTCAATAGAGAGGATATCGGATGTCTCTTTCACAAATCACGACATGCCCTTGAACCTGATGTTGAACCAGCTCGATCTGGAGACGTTTGTAATAGGGATACAGCCAGAGAGGGTCATGCTGGGAGCGCCCCTCAGCGCAAAGGTGGCCTCTGCAGCAGAAAGGGTAGAGAGCATCCTCCGATCGGGAGACATCGATAAAATAGCTCCTCTTTGA